The DNA segment CTTATCGCCGGCCACGTCCGTTGGTCGGCACTGCCCGGAGAGGTGCCAGAGCGGCCGAATGGGCCTGACTCGAAATCAGGTGTACGCGCGAGCGTACCGTGGGTTCGAATCCCACCCTCTCCGCCATATATTTTCGCAAGTCGCTGATAGGCAAGGGAAAGCAAGGCGCCGAATGGATTCCGCCCCCCTTCTCGAAGCTGTTTGGCCTTCCGCCACGGCCGACGGTTGATTCCGTCATTCTAACGGCCCCTGATCCCGCTCGACCTTTCAGGGCCGCAATGCCTCGGGATGCCGCGCAGCGACCCGCAGTAGCGCCAATGCCGGGCCGCGCGGATGGCGGCGGCCTTGCTCCCAGCCTTCGAGGGTGCGGCGACTGACACCCAACAGGGCGGCGAACGCTTCCTGGGTCAGCCCCATACGTTCGCGGATCGCGCGGGCGTCCGGCGTGGAGACCTCGAAGGTCCGCAAAGCCACCTCTCCGCGCTGATGGGCTTTGATCTCTCGCAGACCGTCCAGGATCTCGCGTCCGATGTCACGTTGACTCATCACTGATTTCCTCCGCGATTGCCCGCAGGATGTGGGGCGGGATGTTCGTCTGTTCGTTCTTGGCGTAGAGGGTCAGCATCCAGACCTGCCCTGCTCGGTTGCGCCAGTAGTAGATGATCCGCAGACCTGTTTTTTGCTCCACGCTTACCCCGGCCGCTCCCACGCCAGCGCAGTTTGCGCACACCTCCACTTCCAGGTATCAGGTCGCCGGCCTCCGGGTGCAGGATCAGGGTCGCTTGCAGGGCGGCGTACTCATCATCACTGAGATGCTGAGAGACGAGCCGGGTGAAGAGGGATGTTTCGATGAAGACCATAACCGGATGATACGCCAAAGGCGGAGTGTGCGGACATCACATCCGGGCTTGGGGTGTCGCCAAGCCCGCGTGCTCGACGGCTTTGGCATGAGTCGCTCACCCATTCCGCCATGTAGCCAAGGTCTCTAAGGCCATCCGCGTCATGGCCTCAGCACGCTCCGGGCTGTCGGCCTCAGCATAGGCGCGCAGTTCGGGCGCATTGCCGGACGGGCGCAGATGCAGGATCTCGCCGCTCTCGAAGGTGATGCGCAGTCCGTCGGTGTCGTCGAGCGTGGCGACCGGGCCGAAGGCATCGCCGAACTCGGCTTCGATGGCCGCTTTGTCGGCTTCCCGCTTCCCCGTATTCAGGGCGGCGAGCCGTACCCGGCTGAGTTCGGTCGGAAAATCCTTGATCCGATCGCTGTGGGTGAAGCGTGGCGGCAGGTCGGCGGCCAGGGCCGAGACCGGCTGGCCGCGTTCCACGGCGTCGAGCAGGATGGTGACAACGACCACCAGCGCATCGCGTGTCGGTAGATTCGGCAGGAAGCGTCCTTCCAGCTGCGGCCCCTCGGTTCGGCAGAGATCGGTGGCGAGCAGGAAGCCGCCATTGGCCTCATAGCCGGCGACCGACTCCAGGCCGGCGTCCATCAGACGCTGCATCCCCTCGATGACGAAGGGCGAGCCGATGCGGGTACGTAAAACCCGCTCGAAGGCCCCACAGCGTTCGACCACCGTGTTGCTGCTGACCGGCGTGGCCAGTGCCTTGATGCCGAGCCGGCGCGCGCAGAGCACGCCGGCCACATCGCCGCGCAGCCACTGACCGTGCTCGTCGGCGATCAGCGGACGGTCGCCGTCACCATCGGCTGAGACCAAGGCATCAAAGCGACCGCTCGCCGCCCACTCGCGCGCGAGTGCCTGATCCTCTGGGCGCACCGCCTCGGTGTCGACCGGGACGAAGACCTCGGAGCAACCGAGCCGCGTGACTTTGGCACCGAGTCGGGAAAGTACGGCGACATAGGGTTCGCGCGCGACACTGGAGTGTTCGTAGACCCCGACCCGAAGGCCCTTGAGACAGTCACGCGGGAAGAAGTCCAGATAGCGCTCGATGTACAGCTTCAGGGCTTCGGGCCGGCGCTCCGGTAGTGCATCGGACTGATCGGCGACGAAGAAACCGGCGGCATCGAACAAACCTTCGGGCCGTGCGATCGTCTGAGCGCGGATGCCCTCTTCATCGTGCTTGAGGATTTCGCCATTGGGCAGGTTGAACTTGATGCCGTTGCGATCGTCCGGGATGTGGCTGCCCGTGACCATGAGGGTCGGGATCGACCGCCCGAAGCCATAGGCCGCCACCGCCGGGCTGGGGATGAAGCCCAGATCGATCGGCTGCCCTCCTTTGTCGCGCACGGCGCGTGCGCAGGCCGTCATGATGCGCGGGGTGCTGGGGCGCAGATCGCCGCCGATACCGACCTCCGAGCCGGGCGACCATTCCGAGATCTGCTCCAGATAACTCAGGAAACCGAGCGTATAGGCATAGCAGACCCAGTCGGTCATCCGGTCGGCCAGACCACGCGCGCCGCTGGTGCCGAATCCGACCCCACTCTCGGCCATCAAGTCGCCAATGTGCATTCTGAACTCCTCTGGTTTCCAGGCGTGTGTGATCAGTTTGCCGGCTCGGCCGCCGGCTTGTCCGTTGCCGGTGTCGACTCAGCCGAATCGGGCGCCGCCTCGTCCGTGCTCGGCGCGACAGGCTCGGGCGTTTCCGCCGGTGCTTCAGTCGCGGGCTTGGCCGTTGCCGGCGCTTCGGTCGCGGGTTCGCCCGACTCGGCCACGGGCGCCGCCGGTTCGACTGCCGGCGTCTCTGCGGCCTGCTGCAGCATCAAGCGCTCGATCCGGGCGGCCAGATAGCCTTCGCGCCAGGCCAGGATCAGTCCGGCGAGCAGGGCGAGGAGCACCAGATAGGTCTTCCAGGGACGTTTCTTCTCAGCGAAGGGATCGCGCAACGAACGCGCCGCCCCCTTGGGCAACTGCGCCGTACTGGTGAGCATAGCGCCGAACGGGATACTGATCTTGGCCTGGGCATTGACCGCCCAGCCGTTGGCATCCAGTAGCGGAGCCAGATTGCGCTGACGCAGCTTGAGATGCGCCAGCAGCATCGACGGCCCCGAGATCGCCAGCATCAGCCCGAGCAGCGCCAGCGGGATCTGCCACCAGCTCAAGGACAGCAGCCCCGTCATGACCGAGGCCAGCGCCGTGCCGATGGCGCCGACCGCCAGACCGATGGCGGCGAAGATACCGGCAAACTTGGCGATGTCGAACGGAGCCGGAGCCGGACCACCGGCCGAAGGTTCCTGGGCCTTGGTCGCCAGTGTCGTCACGCCCTGCTCGGCGCCGGTGTCGACGGCCTTGTCGCGCGCGCCGGCGAACTTCTCGATCTGCTGCGAGATCATCCGCCCCAGCCGCTTGTAGGGCGACCAGAACGCCTGCCCGGCACTGATCGGATGCTCGACGATCTTGACGATGGTGGCGTCCCAGTCGTCGCCGTTGCGGTCGTAGAAGACGCCGTTGCGCCCAACCATGAGATTGTCGCCGTCACCGGCCGTGAAAGCCGCCGCGATGGTCAGGGTCTCGGTGCCGCCGCGCCGTCGGCAGTCGCAGTAGGCCAGATAGATCTGACTGAGATTGGCCAGGGCCGCATGTTTGGCCGGGTCGTCGACACGCACGCAGAGGTCGCACGCGCGCCCGTCCAGATAGAGGGTGCCGGCCTGGAAGACCGCCTTGCGTCCCGGCGTGTAGAAGTCGCGCAGTGAGACGAAGTTCTGGAGCAGCGGCTCCAGGTGTTGGTAGTAGTGCACCAGCCGGTCGACCGACTCGATGGCGTCCGACACCCCGGCCAGTTCCAGATCCTGCTCGATCAGGTCGGCGATCGCGGCCTGGAACGGTCCCTCGACCAGTGCCCGGAGGCGGGTCGCGCCCAGCGGGGCGACCAGGGCGCCGCGCCGGTGCGAACGCCAGACCGAGTGGGCCTCGAAGCGCTTGCTCAGATCCAGCCATTGCGTCTCGCTCAGACTGTCGATGTCGCCGAGCAGCGGCGCCACCACCCGCGTGCGGAAGGCGTCCAGATCTCGCGCCCAGCGCGGATTGACCATCTGACGCAGCGGCAGCGCACGCCCCGGCTCGACCCGCGCCAGCGGAAAACCCGCCAGATCCTCGGTCTCCAGCGACAGGGTGCGGCCGGCCAGGGCGGCATAGTCGCTCTCGGCCGGATTGAGCAGCTCGGCGGCGCGCTGGTCGTAGTCGGCCAGCCGGGCGCGGGTGAAATAGTCGTCGATCTTGGTCTTGACCGACTCGAAGAGTTCGGCGGCCGACTCTGTGTCCTCGCCGAGCGGCAGGATGTTGGCCGCGTCGGCCTCGGCTTGTGCCCACCATTCGAGATACTCGCGCGCCTCGGCGAAGAAGCGGTCGCAGAGCGCCTGATCGATGCCGTCCTCGCCGCTGCGATCGGGCAGCGAGCCGACACAGCGCATGATGTCGCTGATCGCCTGGGCGACCGACTCGTCGCGGGCCGCGCTCGGCTGCACCACGCCATCGCCGTTGAAGCGCGATCCGGCGAAGATCTGGGTCGTATTAGCCGTCTCCGCCGCCGTGATGACGGTCGACTCGGTGCGCCCCAGGTTGTCGAGGATGCGCCAGGCCGAGGCCATGATCAGGCGCCCTTCCTCGGTGCTGTCGTCGATGGCGTCCAGCGGCAGACCGGCCCCGTGCTTGAACAGATCGCCCGGATCCTTGAGCCGGCGGCAGGTCCAGTGCACGGCCTCCTTGATCTCGTCGATGCGGATGCGTCCGTCGCCGTCGGTATCCAGCAGGGCCAGGGTGTGGCTGTCGAACTCCAGTCCCGAGGTCGGGCAGCTCAGGGCGGCCCAGAGCTTGGGGTCGAGTTCGGGCAGATGACGGATGTCCTCGCCCGAGTCGATCATGACCTGATCGAAACCGCCGAGTCGATTGAAGCGCCAGCGATGCGCCGGCCGGTGCGTGTCCGCAGACATGATCGTGTGTCCCCTTGATGGATGGCGGCCTCAGTCGGCGGTTCGGCCGGATTCTTCTACGTCCTGGGATGGCCGTGGTCCGCAAGGTCGAGGCTCGGATCGGATTGTCGGTCCATTGGAGTGGGTCGAGCAAGGGCAAGGGCCAATGCCGGGGCGGTTCAGTTGTCGGCGCAGAAGATGTAGAAAGCGATGACACCAGTCGAGGTAGGGCTGTTCGGTACGGGTCGAAGGCTTTTTAGATTATCTCCAAACCGATTAACGCTAACGGTATCCATAATACCCATCCTCGGTTGTACGGAAATGCCGCTAAGTCGCGGCGTTATGTTGAACGGCCGATTGGAGTAAATCGAGCAAGGGTGCCGCCTTGTGATAGGTCTCGCGATACTCGGACTCGGGGTCGGAGTCGATGACGATGCCGCCGCCGGACCAGAAGCGGACGAGGCCCTCAGCGTAAACCAGGGTACGAATGACGATATTGGTATCCATCGCCCCATCGAAGCCCAAATAGCCGATGGCCCCGCAATAGACACCGCGCCTGTTGGGTTCCAGTTCCTCGATGATCTCCATCGCGCGGCGCTTGGGCGCGCCCGTGATCGAACCGCCGGGGAAGGCCGCGCGCAGCAGATCGAGCGCCGTGCGTCCGGCGGCCAGCCGCCCCGTGACCGTGCTGACCAGATGATGCACGCGGGTGAAACGCTCGATCTCGAACAGCGCCGG comes from the Allochromatium tepidum genome and includes:
- a CDS encoding helix-turn-helix domain-containing protein, producing MSQRDIGREILDGLREIKAHQRGEVALRTFEVSTPDARAIRERMGLTQEAFAALLGVSRRTLEGWEQGRRHPRGPALALLRVAARHPEALRP
- a CDS encoding phosphomannomutase translates to MHIGDLMAESGVGFGTSGARGLADRMTDWVCYAYTLGFLSYLEQISEWSPGSEVGIGGDLRPSTPRIMTACARAVRDKGGQPIDLGFIPSPAVAAYGFGRSIPTLMVTGSHIPDDRNGIKFNLPNGEILKHDEEGIRAQTIARPEGLFDAAGFFVADQSDALPERRPEALKLYIERYLDFFPRDCLKGLRVGVYEHSSVAREPYVAVLSRLGAKVTRLGCSEVFVPVDTEAVRPEDQALAREWAASGRFDALVSADGDGDRPLIADEHGQWLRGDVAGVLCARRLGIKALATPVSSNTVVERCGAFERVLRTRIGSPFVIEGMQRLMDAGLESVAGYEANGGFLLATDLCRTEGPQLEGRFLPNLPTRDALVVVVTILLDAVERGQPVSALAADLPPRFTHSDRIKDFPTELSRVRLAALNTGKREADKAAIEAEFGDAFGPVATLDDTDGLRITFESGEILHLRPSGNAPELRAYAEADSPERAEAMTRMALETLATWRNG